The window GTGATTGATGTTGGTCAGTACTCACCTCGCTGGACAGCAGGCCTCCGTTGGATATGATgtccggctgctgctgctgctgctgctctccatAGGCGGACACCAGTGTGGCCCGTGCCCCTGGTTCTCCGTGAGCACCCCCTCGGGATGGGCTGCAGGCCTTCAGGAACATGAGGTCGGTGCTGGCGGCCTCCGGGCTCAGGCACACTTGGTAGCAGTAGTTCTGCTTGCGGTGGAGCGAGCCGAAGCTGCCGGACTCCTCCACGGGCACCTGGGCACTCCCGACTCCGCAGGGCGCGCTCACGCTGACGTTGTGCGCACTCCCACCACCACTGCCACCACCACCTCCGCCGCCACTCTGCACCAGCATGATGTCCGACTTGctgagcttcttcttcttcttctttttgctgGAGCGCGAGTGGCGCCCGCAGCAACTTCCTCCACCCGCCCCACCCGACCCGCCGGTTCCCCCGGCACAGGCTCCGCCGCAGCACCACCCGCAGGAGCAGCAACAGTGCAGGGCGGCGTGCACGTTCAGTTTTTTGTCTTTGCGGCAGCGCACGGCCAGAGCAATCATGGCCAGCAGAAAGATAAAGGACACAGAGCCCAGTGCCACAATCAGAATCAGGGTCAGGTCCAGGGTGGCATCCTTGGCCTTGGCGGCACCGCGTGCGCTCCCAGTGCCTCCACGTGAGCTCCCGCCACTTCCTCTGGAGCCCCCGCCCCCTGCGCTTCCGTCACCCTCAGCGAGGCTATCCACTAGCGCCACCTGCAGGAGCGTACTGCAGGACAGGGGTGGCTGGCCGTGGTCGCGCACCTCCACAAGCAGTTCATACACctgttgctgttgttgctgttgttgttgctgaGAGCGCGCCCCGCCCCCAGCGTGAACGCGCCGCGCCGTGCGCAGCTCCCCCGTGCGCCAGTCCATACGGAAAAGTCCGTCCTCGTTCCCGCGCACGATACTGTAAGAAAGGCGCGCGTTCTCGCCATCGTCCGCGTCCGCGGCAACCACCCGCGTTACCAAGTATCCCGGCTCGGCCGTCCGCGGCAAAGGTTCCCGTGCCGTGCCGTTCTTTCCCACGGGCGCGATAACGGCCGGCGCGTTATCGTTCTGGTCCACCACAAGCACGCGCACGGTCACGTTGGAGGCCAGCTCGGGCGTGCCCGCGTCTCTCGCGCGCACCGTGAAGCTAAACTCGCGCAGCTGCTCGTAATCAAAGGAGCGCAGCGCGTACAGGTAGCCGTTCTCCGCGTTCACCGACACGTATGTCACCACGGACATGCCCTGTATGTCGCGCTCCGCGATGGAGTAGGTGACGCGCGCATTGCTCCCGTCGTCCGCGTCGCGCGCGCTCACGGCGTAAATATAGGCGCCCGGCACGTTATTCTCTGCCACGTGGACGTCGTACGAGGGCTGCGTGAACTCGGGCGCGTTGTCGTTCTCGTCGGCCACGCGCACGCGGATGGACTTGCTCGTGGCCAGCGGTGGAGTTCCGCCGTCGCGCGCCACCACAGTCACCGTGTAGGCGTCCGCGGTCTCGCGGTCCAGCGGGCCGTCCGTCACCACCGTGTAGTAGTTCCGGAAGGAGGGCTTGAGCTTAAAGGGAGCATCCTCGCTCACGATCTCGGCGCGCGCGCGACCATTCTCGTCCGCGTCCCGGTCCGACACGCTGAGCAGCGCGATCACGGTGCCCGGCTGCGCGCTCTCGCTCACCGACTCGCTCACCGTGCTAAAGGTGATCTCGGGGGCGTTATCGTTAACGTCCGTGACGTGCACGAGCACTTTGCAGTGCGCGGGCACGGCGTTTGGTCCCAGGTCGCGCGCCTGCACGTAGATCTGGTGCAGCGCGCTCTCCTCATAGTCCACATCGCCCCGTACCTCCACGCGCCCTGTCCGCGCGTCCACGTCAAAAAGTTCTCGCGCGCGGCTCGCAGCCGCGTGGCTCCCGCCGCCCAACGCGTACACCACCTCGCCGTTTGCGCCCTCGTCTGAGTCCGTGGCGTTTAGCTGGATCACGAGCGTGCCCACGGGCGCGTTTTCACGCAGGGTCACCGCATACACGGGCTGGTCAAACACGGGCGCGTTGTCGTTGGAGTCCAGCACGCGCACAACCAGTAGCGCCGTCCCCGTGCGCGCCGGCTGCCCTCCGTCCACCGCCGTCAGCACGTACCGGTGCACGGCCTGGCGCTCCCGGTCCAGCGGAGCGTCGAGCACGAGCTCCGCGTAACGGCTGCCGTCGCCTTGCGTCTGCACGTCCAGGTGGAAGTGCGCGTTCGGGGTCATTTCGTACGCGCGCAAGCCATTACTGCCCACGTCCGGGTCCACGGCGGCTTCCAGGGGGAAACGCGTGCCTGCGCTCGCGCTCTCCGAGATCTCCACGGTCACGTCCGGCTCGGGGAAAGTGGGCGGGTTGTCGTTGATGTCCAGAACCTCCGTCTCCACGCGAAACAGCTCCAACGGGTCCTCCAGAAACACCTCCAGGTGCAGCAGGCACGGCGGAGGGTTTACGCCGCACACGCGCTCCCGGTCGATCTTCTCGCTAACGTACAGCGCGCCGCTTTCCAGGTTGACATCCAGGTAGGGCGTGCGCGAGCTGGGCACCGTCTGAAAGCGGCGCGCCGACAGCTTGGTGGCGTCCAGCCCCAGGTCCTCCGCGATGTTGCCCACGAACGTGCCCAGCTCAGACTCCTCAGCCACGGAGTAGCGAAGCTGCGAGGACGCGCAGCGCGCCAGCACCAGCAGGAGCAGGATGTTTGCGAGCGCGGGAGCGCgcatcatcagcatcagcaccTCCAACATTATCAtcattaccaccaccaccaccggcGTCTGGGACGCGCTGCGCGTGTTATCCAAGAAGCAGAAGTAGAAGCAGCAGGAGAGGAGCGCGCGGCGGAACAGTCATCCTCTTCTCCCGCCGCCGCCTCCTCCACGGTAACAAGGatgagtgtgtttgtgcgcgcgcttgcgcgtgcgtgtgtgagagagagtgcgcGTGTTTTCCTTCAGAGAGGCTGAGAGACAAACACCATCACGCCTCACTGTGAGAGatagtgagaaacagagagagagagaggggcacgagcacgcgcgcgcacacacacttactcacacacttacacacactcacatacacacacgcaaaaacacacacacacacttcgcacactcactcactcaatcacgcACTCAAGCACGCGCGCGCGCACTCTGAGGTGGCTCTCTGGCATCAGAGCGCGCATCTCTCCTTATCCAAGCCAAACGCTCCTCTTTCTCCCGTTATCTCTCCCTCAGTGAGTCACTaggtctctctgtctctatttctctcttttttttccggtAATCCTACTATCTATCTCTCTAACGctaactcactctctctctccgtctctttgCGCTCCGTTCCTCCACTCTGCCTCTGTCCGCTCGAGCTGCGCAGTTTTCCCGCAGCACTCCTCCCACCCGCAGCCAATCACAGCGCCAGAAGCAGtgcagccccgccccctccactTCGCTAGCAATCAACCTCAGATTCCACAACAGAGTCCCGCCCACGGccggccaatcagagcagagagagagaggctccgGGACACGGAGGAGGCCACTCatgaaaataagagagagagagagagagagagagagagagagagagagagagagagagagagagagagagagagagagagagagagagatcttacGTTCAAATAACGAATTATAATTTTCATTATCATAACTGTCACAACCATTGTTATCATTATTTTCATCAGATCATCCTCATTTTAGCTTTAAAACTGTTATTGACATTAACTTCATCTTCACCACGAGcactattatcatcatcatcatcatcatcattatcatcatcgtcACCAGTACCATTACTACCATATTAGCATCTTTATCATCATAAACATTATCCTCAACCTCAGTATCATTATCAACTTCAGcaccattttcattttttttctccatcttcACCATTAACATTATCATCCTTACCACCATCATCACTACAATATCAAcgtctttatcatcatcatcatcatcatcatcatcatcatcatcatcatcatcatcaacgtATCATATCAGTATGTCTtcataatcattatttttaactTTCTCATAATGGTCAGTATCAGTGACATTTTCGCCTTTATCATCTTTACTATTAATCTCCATCCTTACCATCATCACAACAATATTAccataatcataatttaataatttaataggctaccataaaaattatataattgccattattatcattatcaacaTTATCACCGTATTTATAAGTTTTATTGTCATCTTTATTCAAAGTGAATCTTCAGTATCCTCTTTAGAATTACactttgttattgttattgaaaaaaataatatattttatatgtagttTACAGACAGCATGGAATAATTCGTATATGGTCAAATTTTATCACTGTTCATTAATTATAAATtagtcaatcaaccaatcaatcagtaaatgcattttaattaattttttttttactgtctgatGCCACAGAGCTCAGAAAAGTTACaattctctatctttctctttctctctgcctcctgtttctgtgtgtgcgtgcgcgcgcgcgtgttTTCTGCTCGCTATATCTGGAGCGCTTGCGCTCATACACAGCCCCACACTTTGAGCGTGTGTTTCTCGCGGGCTCTCCATGTGTGAGCTGAGTGCGCCCCCTAGCTGCCAGACCCGGCATCGGTCTGCTGCCTTAGACCTGCCTGCAGCTACAGGACCTCAGTGAGACCCGTGGCCTGTGCTGGGTTTGGGGTTAAACTCTTTTATATAAACACCTGAACGCTACATAAACACTAATAAGGGAACTGGGCTGGAAGAGCTGGACCCAGTCAGCCGAGCAACGGGAGGAGTCAGACCAGTATAACGGGGTGGGTTCTACACAAGTGTGAAGCTGTACACTTATTAAATTAA of the Astyanax mexicanus isolate ESR-SI-001 chromosome 10, AstMex3_surface, whole genome shotgun sequence genome contains:
- the pcdh10b gene encoding protocadherin-10b isoform X1 — translated: MMIMLEVLMLMMRAPALANILLLLVLARCASSQLRYSVAEESELGTFVGNIAEDLGLDATKLSARRFQTVPSSRTPYLDVNLESGALYVSEKIDRERVCGVNPPPCLLHLEVFLEDPLELFRVETEVLDINDNPPTFPEPDVTVEISESASAGTRFPLEAAVDPDVGSNGLRAYEMTPNAHFHLDVQTQGDGSRYAELVLDAPLDRERQAVHRYVLTAVDGGQPARTGTALLVVRVLDSNDNAPVFDQPVYAVTLRENAPVGTLVIQLNATDSDEGANGEVVYALGGGSHAAASRARELFDVDARTGRVEVRGDVDYEESALHQIYVQARDLGPNAVPAHCKVLVHVTDVNDNAPEITFSTVSESVSESAQPGTVIALLSVSDRDADENGRARAEIVSEDAPFKLKPSFRNYYTVVTDGPLDRETADAYTVTVVARDGGTPPLATSKSIRVRVADENDNAPEFTQPSYDVHVAENNVPGAYIYAVSARDADDGSNARVTYSIAERDIQGMSVVTYVSVNAENGYLYALRSFDYEQLREFSFTVRARDAGTPELASNVTVRVLVVDQNDNAPAVIAPVGKNGTAREPLPRTAEPGYLVTRVVAADADDGENARLSYSIVRGNEDGLFRMDWRTGELRTARRVHAGGGARSQQQQQQQQQQVYELLVEVRDHGQPPLSCSTLLQVALVDSLAEGDGSAGGGGSRGSGGSSRGGTGSARGAAKAKDATLDLTLILIVALGSVSFIFLLAMIALAVRCRKDKKLNVHAALHCCCSCGWCCGGACAGGTGGSGGAGGGSCCGRHSRSSKKKKKKKLSKSDIMLVQSGGGGGGGSGGGSAHNVSVSAPCGVGSAQVPVEESGSFGSLHRKQNYCYQVCLSPEAASTDLMFLKACSPSRGGAHGEPGARATLVSAYGEQQQQQQPDIISNGGLLSSETKHQRAELSYLVDRPRRVNSSAFQEADIVSSKDSGHGDSEQGDSDHDATHRGHSSGADLFSNCTEECKALGHSDRCWMPSFVPTESRQGADYRSNLHVPGMDAVPDTEVFEADLSAGDHSSFSTFGKEPPLHSHQHHQHHQHPHQPHQPHLIAATLDRRECDTLLSNSRTPYKANGLSRKRIC
- the pcdh10b gene encoding protocadherin-10b isoform X2, producing the protein MMIMLEVLMLMMRAPALANILLLLVLARCASSQLRYSVAEESELGTFVGNIAEDLGLDATKLSARRFQTVPSSRTPYLDVNLESGALYVSEKIDRERVCGVNPPPCLLHLEVFLEDPLELFRVETEVLDINDNPPTFPEPDVTVEISESASAGTRFPLEAAVDPDVGSNGLRAYEMTPNAHFHLDVQTQGDGSRYAELVLDAPLDRERQAVHRYVLTAVDGGQPARTGTALLVVRVLDSNDNAPVFDQPVYAVTLRENAPVGTLVIQLNATDSDEGANGEVVYALGGGSHAAASRARELFDVDARTGRVEVRGDVDYEESALHQIYVQARDLGPNAVPAHCKVLVHVTDVNDNAPEITFSTVSESVSESAQPGTVIALLSVSDRDADENGRARAEIVSEDAPFKLKPSFRNYYTVVTDGPLDRETADAYTVTVVARDGGTPPLATSKSIRVRVADENDNAPEFTQPSYDVHVAENNVPGAYIYAVSARDADDGSNARVTYSIAERDIQGMSVVTYVSVNAENGYLYALRSFDYEQLREFSFTVRARDAGTPELASNVTVRVLVVDQNDNAPAVIAPVGKNGTAREPLPRTAEPGYLVTRVVAADADDGENARLSYSIVRGNEDGLFRMDWRTGELRTARRVHAGGGARSQQQQQQQQQQVYELLVEVRDHGQPPLSCSTLLQVALVDSLAEGDGSAGGGGSRGSGGSSRGGTGSARGAAKAKDATLDLTLILIVALGSVSFIFLLAMIALAVRCRKDKKLNVHAALHCCCSCGWCCGGACAGGTGGSGGAGGGSCCGRHSRSSKKKKKKKLSKSDIMLVQSGGGGGGGSGGGSAHNVSVSAPCGVGSAQVPVEESGSFGSLHRKQNYCYQVCLSPEAASTDLMFLKACSPSRGGAHGEPGARATLVSAYGEQQQQQQPDIISNGGLLSSETKHQRAELSYLVDRPRRVNSSAFQEADIVSSKDSGHGDSEQGDSDHDATHRGHSSGADLFSNCTEECKALGHSDRCWMPSFVPTESRQGADYRSNLHVPGMDAVPDTERGKGFVSSFRVDIPETA